TAATAGCGGCCTTTTTCGTATAGATCTTGTCAATCATGGAAACTAGAGTTCTCTTGCgcgatattttttctctccttatgtGATATCATCTAAAGAGGAATTCCAATCACTGCTTAATAGAAAGGCCTAAAAGAGGAAGGTTCATTTTTAAAAAGCACTACAGGCATACTGACAAAGAAATCATTATGTCATGCTCGGCAATAAATTCTTGAGGAGGAGAAATACAAATTTCTCCCTCGGCCATTGAGGGCTTATTTACCTGCTACGGACAACATTCCTGGCGCGTTTCCTTTTCCGGCGACTCGATACTATTTGGATAAAGGGAAACGGACAAACTGCCCGAATTGTGTCTCCCAGAAATTTTAAGTGCAATATTTCTtgagacaaaaatatataaagactAAGAGGAAGAAATTAAATTCAGTAAATAGTAAGACCGCTAATGTGGAATTTAAGCCTACTGGCAAAGAGCTCGCGCTGGCTGTGACCACTCCTGGACCCACTTACTGGGCAACCAGGCTTGTCATCTTACCTTGGCAGGGCGGCCTTGAACCCGGTGAGACCGTATTTATCCGAGAGGAAGGACTTGGGCAGGGAGAGAGACCGCATTTGTTTAGCTggctcatcctccccctcccccagctggCTGTCTTCCCCACCGCCCTCTTCGCCGTTTTCCACCACATAGTCCTCTGGCTGGCCCTCCTTGCTGGCAGCCTTCGACAAGGATTTGCTTCTACCTTTCCTGAGGATTCCTACGAGGTCAAGCGGTAACGCATTCCCGGCGGAGGCCTGCGGTGCCCCCGAAGGGATGCTGTTACTTCGGTTGGATCGCCCGGGACGATCCAAGGTCGCGCTCTCGTAGGTCACCCTGCGTGACCCCGGGGCCGTCCCTTCGTGCTGGTGAACTCCCTGGGGCCAGTAAGCTGCCCTGTCCTGATGGCCCCCCTGGGGACCGTCTTCAGGGGTGACGGGCAAGACTATCTTGATCGCTTCCGTGCCGGAGAGACTTTGGCTCCGGCCTTTCTTCTGGAAGAACGAAAAGATATGACGCCCCTCGGACCCCGCCTGCCCATGCTGGCGCTTGGTCCGAGGGCTGTCCGCCGACGGCAGTGGAGGCATGTCCTTCTTCGAAGCCTTCCATTTGTCGTTTCTCACGGAGGATGTGACTGAGGAGGATGTGGCgttggcattgttgttgttgttgttagtaaggAAAGCTAAGGCTTCGTGAGGATCGGACTGGATCGTCTTGTCATTCGATAAGGTCTGGAGGAGCTCATCGAAATCTTTGTCCAGCCAACTCTGGTCGATGACGAGGGAATTCCGAGCACTTTTATTTTCGTCGCCTTTGATCTTCTTGTATTCATTTTCCAGTTGGCTCAGTAACTCCCGACTCTTTGACAGACTCTTCCTGAGCCTGTTGTCGGTATGCACGTCGTCGGGACCACCGAACGACAGGTGGCGCTGGAAGAGTCGGTGCGAGCCACCTGAGGCGCTGCCGTTCACGTTGGAGGTGCTGTGGACCTTCCGGAAGGCGCTCTGCTGTGACCCGAAAACATTAGCGTAATCCTCGGAGGAGTTCAGGTTCGTCACACTGGCCGTCGCTGTGGGTCCGCCATTGTAGTAGGAATTATCCTCCAGAAGGGAAGCGCACGAGGAGAGACCCAGAGACCCGGTGCTGTTTTTCCTGCCGAAACTTTTAGGTGTCGGATCGCCTCTGATGAGATCGCTCGTGCTGGGCCCTGTGGGCGGGGGAGTAACGTATGGCTGATCCAGATCCATGAAATCCACATAATCCTGATCAGCCCTCAGGTGATTAGGATTAGCATGTAGGCGACGAGCTAGCTCCGCCAGAGTCGGCGAGTGATCCTGGAGCGTGTCCCTTGGCAGAGACAGCTTCCTGCTCCTTGGCAGGGCCGGGGGCGTGGTCATCTGGCCGGGATAACACTCGTTGATCGACAGCAGCGAGAGGGGGGCCTTCGACGTGGGGGTCCGAGGGGTGGAGGGGCACATGGGGCtcatggaggatgaggaggaggacgagatggaCGTCGGGGTGAGGGGGGTCAagggggacacgggggtcttggGAAGCCCCTTCACGCCGCACTCGGAATTCCTGTGACTCAGGGGAAGAGCCTCCGACTCTCCCGAGTCAACTGACGCCGCCACCTTCTTCAGCGTGGCGATGATGGCATCGAACTGATCTGTTAATATATTCCCATTTATCTTCAGGTTCTTAAGCACAGCAGAGTCGATGATATCTGCTAGGGAGGTTTCTAAACGCTGTATcaaatgattgttatcatcttcattgagAATCACCTTTTCATTATTTCGATTCTCCTCATATTCACTTGGacactcttttttctctgtcactctgaGCTTGTTATCCTCCGGCTCACCAGATATATGGACGACGGTGTTCTTCCTCACTTTGTCAGCAGTAGACTGAcggcttctttcttccttctcgctGAATGGGCCAGGTAAGGGCCGCTGAAGATTCCTTGGACCCTCATACCCTACCTGAGGTTTAGTGGCCGGCATTACCTCATCTTTGCCCGGCTGACTACCTGCCTCACCGCGGCTCTCTCGAACCCGTTCCCGCTCCGCCTCCTCGTCTAAGTCAtatttatcctcatcctcctcgtcctcttcatcgtcttcatcctcctcctcttcactacTTGAGGCTTCCACCtgaattcctttctcttccctggtTTTTGGTTCAGCCACTATCGCAACCttggttatttcttttttatcacgaGTCACAGTTTCCGCCTCATTGTTTCCAGAGTGGATTCTCTGGCTGCTAGAATGGTCAGGGGGGCATGATGAGACGGAGCGAAACGAGACATTAATGCCCGGTAAGGGTCGgttctcttttccctcatcttcGACGCTGTCCTCGTTAGTGCGTATCCTCGTGTCATCCTTACTACGGAGCTCACATGTTGTCGGTTTGGGGAGAGGGGCTGGACGAGCTCGTGGGAGCTGGAGGCTGTACGATCTTCTGACAGACACGGGTGGCTTTTCCATTCTGTCGACTAATTGGCTGCTACTCATGGAATGCGTGTGGACTATTTTCACCTCGTGCACGGGATCTGCCTTGCACTGTTCCCTCTCCAAGACTGGCTTGTATACGTCCTTCTCGGCCCCCATATCCTTTTCTACAGGTGCAGGTTTTGTGATTGTGGTTTTCTGATCTGGTTCAGGACTGACGGCGGGGACTGGATCAGGTGTCCTTCTCGGTGGCGATGCAGGTGTGACTCTGTTGCTACTGCTTccgatttccttcttttttatcactcTCCTATTCATCCTTGTGTCGAACTTGGACTGTCGAGAATTGAAGGAACCGGCCGTTTTGTGGAGGTTCTGAGAAGGGGAGGAATTGTGCCGCTTCCGTTCGCCGTCGAGCGAGCACTGACTACCGTACAGGGGGGAATTGCATCCCGAATCTGTGGTGCTCTCTGTCCTCTGGGAATCGAGACTCGCGCGGAATAGGTTGTTTCGAGAACCAAGGAGAGAGTTCTTGGAGCCTGATTTGCTGCGATTATACATGTTATGACGACCCACCACCAAAGACGTCTTGGAATTTGATTTCTTCTTGCTGAGATTCGTTCGACTGCCACTCATGACCCTCCTGACGATCCTCGCCCTGCTTGCTCCGTCGTTCGAAACTAAAGAACTCTTCGGACCCGAGAACGTACGAGTTACGGCTGGTTTTGCGTTAATATTTGAAGAGCTGGCACTCAGGGTGTGATCCAGCCTCGTTTCACTCGACTTCGCGGCGTCAGTACTTCCTCGCCTGACAGGTGAGAGTCTCGAGGACGAAGCAGTTAGCCGATTATTTCCCGATCTTGCCAGTCCTGACAGTTTTTCCCCGTAAGAAGACGATTTGGGCAGCATAGACACCGAGCCAGTCCGGGCGGGCAGCACTCTGCTCGACAGTTCTCTCTGTCGATCGGGTGTTGCATCACTGTCCGTGACCGCCGTCCCTGACACGTTGCTAAGGTTGAGGGACGTATCGCCGCCGCCGTTTGTGTTGTCTTTCGTTTCAGGAGATTCCGGGGAACTTACAGACAACGAAAGGGACAGCGCTTTGGGCGGGGTGTCAAGTTTCAAAGAGCTGTGGCCCAGCTGACCTGCGCCTCTGTTACTCTCTTCATTACTCGCCTTGTCTCTGGGAGTTTCTTTTCCTCCACGGAGACTTGTTGTTGCTGCCCTGCCGCTCGCCGGGCGCGGCGGAAAGCTTCGATGGCCAGTCTGGGGAGGGTCCGCCTTGCCGCTTTTACTGGACATGACAGGGAGCTTAGACGATGACTTTTCCTTGTGTGCCGACGCAGAGTCACGTCCAGAGGCGCCAGGGGAGATTCTCACCTGGTATACCGCCCGTGGTggcgggcggcgggcgagggGCGTCGCGGGTGGAGTTCGTGTGTCCCCTAAGGACTCCCGCCGTCGCGTCGACGTGGGAGTCCTCCCTGGCCCGACTGGCGACGGCGCTCGTGCCCCCAGGCCCGGAGATGCTCCCCTTGCTGGGGAACGCGGGATGGGGGACGGCGAGGACCGTGCTCGGTGTGAGGACAGGCCGGAAGCACTCCCGGTCTTTAACGAGTCGTCTGAGGTGCTGCAGTGCACGGGGGCGCCGACTCCCGGGCCCGGCAGGGATGCCCGGCGAGGTAAATCCACTTCCCTCTCTTGCGTGGCACTGCCTCGGGATGTCCCGGGGGCTCCGAAGCTGCCACGGCGCCCCATGAAAGCCGGGGAGCGATTTGATGACGAAGGAGAAGGTTTGTTATTGTTCCCAGCGCGGCGGCCGTTGCCGCGACCTCGCCCGCCAGCTCCTCCTGTAGGAGCCGCAGGAGGCACATCTTCCCTGGGGTTCCGGGGAGggtccccccctcgcccctggtATACAGGTATGCCCGACACTTTGCAGGGCATGGCACACGTACACTCTCCGTCACACACACCATCCCGGAGGGAGGGCCATGATTCACCGTCACCAAGGCTCACTTGTACACTTGTCACACTACCACTCCTCGTATTCCTCGTCTTACTAACACGGTCCGTTTCACTGTTAACACTTGAATCACCGGTAACACTGTTAGAGCGCGTCGTTCGTGAGCGCGTGTGTGCACGTGGCAGAGCGCGCGTGGAGACTGGTGGTCCGGGTCCCGCCTGGCCCAGTGCTCCACATGTTACGCTCGCCTGGCCACGAGGCCCTCCACGCCACGCCCCCTCGCCACGCCTCCCTACAACCCCTACACTTGACCGTCGAACGCCTTCGGTCAGGTGGTGGCGTATGTGAGGGTGGCCGGAGCTGTCCGTGGCCAAGGAGGACTCGCTGGCGTGGGGCACCTGCCCCATGAGGCCGTCCACCCCGTTGAAGGTGCTCGGGCGCCGAAGTTCCTCCCAGCTCATGTGCTTGTGCCAGTCCGGTGCCAGGTTGTCATAGTCTATCCGCGTGAGGggcgtgtggggggtggggtggcctGGTAGCGTGGCGCCCGCGGCTGTAGGACCGTGCTGTGGTTGCGGCGAAGGTTCCCTACCTTCATTACGGCCTCGCCTCACAAACAGCTGATCCATGCTGGGCATACTGGGCATGCTCTCGCTCGTCACTTCACACTCGCTTCGGCGGGATTTTCTTGTCCAAACTTTCAAGTCATCCGAGGTGTTCTTCGGAGCGTAAGGCCTCTGCTCATTTCTAACACGTGAGCGGCGCCTGCCGGAGGCCGTATAAGCGTAGGGCACGGCAGGTGTACGAGGCGCGCGAGCGGCAACACAGGTACTAGCAGACTGATGATTCTTAGCCGCTTCTACCCCGGCTCCGTCTGCCGCCCCGCCCCGCACGCCCACGCTATTCCACG
The nucleotide sequence above comes from Penaeus chinensis breed Huanghai No. 1 chromosome 3, ASM1920278v2, whole genome shotgun sequence. Encoded proteins:
- the LOC125038761 gene encoding uncharacterized protein LOC125038761 isoform X2, with protein sequence MPNSDLRDVTHETKCQMKLKTTLRRHPWRRRKVIPSPHDLGYSRDAGHLVAARLHGFSHANAIPPKIDPAVYNELVTPKDPDIGMETPDLGQILYTTRPYVVVCPSSDEDDDDEFGEVRQVPISLYYDAYGDVIEDDVWAHLGSSAGRDVFYDNDSDDDDDDDEDYGARAGGGARDRRGDEGERDKRYRREGEFSGMSEKEKEAFREAMEYYWLEKDVMEFSDSEGRLAEKMNKAVNNSEETLLGRSDSERPLPARGGGGRGMWPPAGRSLSSEHPHGSSHESQVTLDDTTCFIDPQDMIWASMCAMYPSVAWNSVGVRGGAADGAGVEAAKNHQSASTCVAARAPRTPAVPYAYTASGRRRSRVRNEQRPYAPKNTSDDLKVWTRKSRRSECEVTSESMPSMPSMDQLFVRRGRNEGREPSPQPQHGPTAAGATLPGHPTPHTPLTRIDYDNLAPDWHKHMSWEELRRPSTFNGVDGLMGQVPHASESSLATDSSGHPHIRHHLTEGVRRSSVGVVGRRGEGAWRGGPRGQASVTCGALGQAGPGPPVSTRALPRAHTRSRTTRSNSVTGDSSVNSETDRVSKTRNTRSGSVTSVQVSLGDGESWPSLRDGVCDGECTCAMPCKVSGIPVYQGRGGDPPRNPREDVPPAAPTGGAGGRGRGNGRRAGNNNKPSPSSSNRSPAFMGRRGSFGAPGTSRGSATQEREVDLPRRASLPGPGVGAPVHCSTSDDSLKTGSASGLSSHRARSSPSPIPRSPARGASPGLGARAPSPVGPGRTPTSTRRRESLGDTRTPPATPLARRPPPRAVYQVRISPGASGRDSASAHKEKSSSKLPVMSSKSGKADPPQTGHRSFPPRPASGRAATTSLRGGKETPRDKASNEESNRGAGQLGHSSLKLDTPPKALSLSLSVSSPESPETKDNTNGGGDTSLNLSNVSGTAVTDSDATPDRQRELSSRVLPARTGSVSMLPKSSSYGEKLSGLARSGNNRLTASSSRLSPVRRGSTDAAKSSETRLDHTLSASSSNINAKPAVTRTFSGPKSSLVSNDGASRARIVRRVMSGSRTNLSKKKSNSKTSLVVGRHNMYNRSKSGSKNSLLGSRNNLFRASLDSQRTESTTDSGCNSPLYGSQCSLDGERKRHNSSPSQNLHKTAGSFNSRQSKFDTRMNRRVIKKKEIGSSSNRVTPASPPRRTPDPVPAVSPEPDQKTTITKPAPVEKDMGAEKDVYKPVLEREQCKADPVHEVKIVHTHSMSSSQLVDRMEKPPVSVRRSYSLQLPRARPAPLPKPTTCELRSKDDTRIRTNEDSVEDEGKENRPLPGINVSFRSVSSCPPDHSSSQRIHSGNNEAETVTRDKKEITKVAIVAEPKTREEKGIQVEASSSEEEEDEDDEEDEEDEDKYDLDEEAERERVRESRGEAGSQPGKDEVMPATKPQVGYEGPRNLQRPLPGPFSEKEERSRQSTADKVRKNTVVHISGEPEDNKLRVTEKKECPSEYEENRNNEKVILNEDDNNHLIQRLETSLADIIDSAVLKNLKINGNILTDQFDAIIATLKKVAASVDSGESEALPLSHRNSECGVKGLPKTPVSPLTPLTPTSISSSSSSSMSPMCPSTPRTPTSKAPLSLLSINECYPGQMTTPPALPRSRKLSLPRDTLQDHSPTLAELARRLHANPNHLRADQDYVDFMDLDQPYVTPPPTGPSTSDLIRGDPTPKSFGRKNSTGSLGLSSCASLLEDNSYYNGGPTATASVTNLNSSEDYANVFGSQQSAFRKVHSTSNVNGSASGGSHRLFQRHLSFGGPDDVHTDNRLRKSLSKSRELLSQLENEYKKIKGDENKSARNSLVIDQSWLDKDFDELLQTLSNDKTIQSDPHEALAFLTNNNNNNANATSSSVTSSVRNDKWKASKKDMPPLPSADSPRTKRQHGQAGSEGRHIFSFFQKKGRSQSLSGTEAIKIVLPVTPEDGPQGGHQDRAAYWPQGVHQHEGTAPGSRRVTYESATLDRPGRSNRSNSIPSGAPQASAGNALPLDLVGILRKGRSKSLSKAASKEGQPEDYVVENGEEGGGEDSQLGEGEDEPAKQMRSLSLPKSFLSDKYGLTGFKAALPSVIFPWRRGEQSRSSGRSSPAPYDAGGHSPASSPYASHCPSGALHEEAHNGPYDGAPDPRQKEGVWRRSRGPGVSRNTRREKASSSPVFRRASLSHSEWDIRRPWSHVYSEREAAKLSQSVCRLAMTSAEDGGPVEGVAEGEEGPRSLPYMSSSAQASPEGMFQKFKKSLSLRLAKKGSRSESPGPGPGSLSAPVGPVPAEPAQPAHLDSQTLPRRRGSVSREDDTKSSFLFGHPLFRSSKERRRARLKDARSSKCNSGDSGDSGIEASLADDGSSGLREVNPRAVRRTHSDVGGAGGRGSLHYSRQLSTPQPIKIRPAHRLPQHTASLNRSKSLKRSKGSSHLRRSISQPLDLDKAYDTPVSTLRKCRSPTNTPRRRQRRPSAGNILNEDNTTSEDEIGMSDSEDFRTDLKRSLEEDDDMIIYAEALWDHVTLDCEELVFKAGDLITVIDSSDKDWWWGRISHRAGWFPAAFVRLLVNQEEHQDTSGHQDTSARGPARKLSISGLSHDQIRTNVINEIISTERDFVKHLRDVVEGYLRQVRKRPDMFTDERVSTIFGNMEALYHFQSNFLRELEMCIDWQEPFKSCIGATFIRNRERFEIYSEYCNNHPSAVSSLQELYQDQKYVHFFEACRLLQEMIDISLDGFLLTPVQKICKYPLQLQELLKYTKPDHPDYTSVQGALEAMRDVALLVNERKRRMECLEKIASWQITVEGWEGPELLEDSSQLIYQGEVTKGVGGSWPKEVTLFLFDHQLVYCKRDLLKRNTFVYRGRLNLDNCEIVDLPDGKDSSLNINVHNGWKIHSFEKNKWYVFSCKTTAEKQKWMEAFKRERELVAEDESAGFVVADKAKHLAKVAARNQKNRPKRPRSLWFSFGGHKKGRGSGRTLSQIQHHPV
- the LOC125038761 gene encoding uncharacterized protein LOC125038761 isoform X1 — its product is MPNSDLRDVTHETKCQMKLKTTLRRHPWRRRKVIPSPHDLGYSRDAGHLVAARLHGFSHANAIPPKIDPAVYNELVTPKDPDIGMETPDLGQILYTTRPYVVVCPSSDEDDDDEFGEVRQVPISLYYDAYGDVIEDDVWAHLGSSAGRDVFYDNDSDDDDDDDEDYGARAGGGARDRRGDEGERDKRYRREGEFSGMSEKEKEAFREAMEYYWLEKDVMEFSDSEGRLAEKMNKAVNNSEETLLGRSDSERPLPARGGGGRGMWPPAGRSLSSEHPHGSSHESQVTLDDTTCFIDPQDMIWASMCAMYPSVAWNSVGVRGGAADGAGVEAAKNHQSASTCVAARAPRTPAVPYAYTASGRRRSRVRNEQRPYAPKNTSDDLKVWTRKSRRSECEVTSESMPSMPSMDQLFVRRGRNEGREPSPQPQHGPTAAGATLPGHPTPHTPLTRIDYDNLAPDWHKHMSWEELRRPSTFNGVDGLMGQVPHASESSLATDSSGHPHIRHHLTEGVRRSSVGVVGRRGEGAWRGGPRGQASVTCGALGQAGPGPPVSTRALPRAHTRSRTTRSNSVTGDSSVNSETDRVSKTRNTRSGSVTSVQVSLGDGESWPSLRDGVCDGECTCAMPCKVSGIPVYQGRGGDPPRNPREDVPPAAPTGGAGGRGRGNGRRAGNNNKPSPSSSNRSPAFMGRRGSFGAPGTSRGSATQEREVDLPRRASLPGPGVGAPVHCSTSDDSLKTGSASGLSSHRARSSPSPIPRSPARGASPGLGARAPSPVGPGRTPTSTRRRESLGDTRTPPATPLARRPPPRAVYQVRISPGASGRDSASAHKEKSSSKLPVMSSKSGKADPPQTGHRSFPPRPASGRAATTSLRGGKETPRDKASNEESNRGAGQLGHSSLKLDTPPKALSLSLSVSSPESPETKDNTNGGGDTSLNLSNVSGTAVTDSDATPDRQRELSSRVLPARTGSVSMLPKSSSYGEKLSGLARSGNNRLTASSSRLSPVRRGSTDAAKSSETRLDHTLSASSSNINAKPAVTRTFSGPKSSLVSNDGASRARIVRRVMSGSRTNLSKKKSNSKTSLVVGRHNMYNRSKSGSKNSLLGSRNNLFRASLDSQRTESTTDSGCNSPLYGSQCSLDGERKRHNSSPSQNLHKTAGSFNSRQSKFDTRMNRRVIKKKEIGSSSNRVTPASPPRRTPDPVPAVSPEPDQKTTITKPAPVEKDMGAEKDVYKPVLEREQCKADPVHEVKIVHTHSMSSSQLVDRMEKPPVSVRRSYSLQLPRARPAPLPKPTTCELRSKDDTRIRTNEDSVEDEGKENRPLPGINVSFRSVSSCPPDHSSSQRIHSGNNEAETVTRDKKEITKVAIVAEPKTREEKGIQVEASSSEEEEDEDDEEDEEDEDKYDLDEEAERERVRESRGEAGSQPGKDEVMPATKPQVGYEGPRNLQRPLPGPFSEKEERSRQSTADKVRKNTVVHISGEPEDNKLRVTEKKECPSEYEENRNNEKVILNEDDNNHLIQRLETSLADIIDSAVLKNLKINGNILTDQFDAIIATLKKVAASVDSGESEALPLSHRNSECGVKGLPKTPVSPLTPLTPTSISSSSSSSMSPMCPSTPRTPTSKAPLSLLSINECYPGQMTTPPALPRSRKLSLPRDTLQDHSPTLAELARRLHANPNHLRADQDYVDFMDLDQPYVTPPPTGPSTSDLIRGDPTPKSFGRKNSTGSLGLSSCASLLEDNSYYNGGPTATASVTNLNSSEDYANVFGSQQSAFRKVHSTSNVNGSASGGSHRLFQRHLSFGGPDDVHTDNRLRKSLSKSRELLSQLENEYKKIKGDENKSARNSLVIDQSWLDKDFDELLQTLSNDKTIQSDPHEALAFLTNNNNNNANATSSSVTSSVRNDKWKASKKDMPPLPSADSPRTKRQHGQAGSEGRHIFSFFQKKGRSQSLSGTEAIKIVLPVTPEDGPQGGHQDRAAYWPQGVHQHEGTAPGSRRVTYESATLDRPGRSNRSNSIPSGAPQASAGNALPLDLVGILRKGRSKSLSKAASKEGQPEDYVVENGEEGGGEDSQLGEGEDEPAKQMRSLSLPKSFLSDKYGLTGFKAALPSVIFPWRRGEQSRSSGRSSPAPYDAGGHSPASSPYASHCPSGALHEEAHNGPYDGAPDPRQKEGVWRRSRGPGVSRNTRREKASSSPVFRRASLSHSEWDIRRPWSHVYSEREAAKLSQSVCRLAMTSAEDGGPVEGVAEGEEGPRSLPYMSSSAQASPEGMFQKFKKSLSLRLAKKGSRSESPGPGPGSLSAPVGPVPAEPAQPAHLDSQTLPRRRGSVSREDDTKSSFLFGHPLFRSSKERRRARLKDARSSKCNSGDSGDSGIEASLADDGSSGLREVNPRAVRRTHSDVGGAGGRGSLHYSRQLSTPQPIKIRPAHRLPQHTASLNRSKSLKRSKGSSHLRRSISQPLDLDKAYDTPVSTLRKCRSPTNTPRRRQRRPSAGNILNEDNTTSEDEIGMSDSEDFRTDLKRSLEEDDDMIIYAEALWDHVTLDCEELVFKAGDLITVIDSSDKDWWWGRISHRAGWFPAAFVRLLVNQEEHQDTSGHQDTSARGPARKLSISGLSHDQIRTNVINEIISTERDFVKHLRDVVEGYLRQVRKRPDMFTDERVSTIFGNMEALYHFQSNFLRELEMCIDWQEPFKSCIGATFIRNRERFEIYSEYCNNHPSAVSSLQELYQDQKYVHFFEACRLLQEMIDISLDGFLLTPVQKICKYPLQLQELLKYTKPDHPDYTSVQGALEAMRDVALLVNERKRRMECLEKIASWQITVEGWEGPELLEDSSQLIYQGEVTKGVGGSWPKEVTLFLFDHQLVYCKRDLLKRNTFVYRGRLNLDNCEIVDLPDGKDSSLNINVHNGWKIHSFEKNKWYVFSCKTTAEKQKWMEAFKRERELVAEDESAGFVVADKAKHLAKVAARNQKNRPKRPRTTKSHKRVQAMTYAQAELLVNVDPEVRSNSLPSGIEPPEGKKKGLWFSFGGHKKGRGSGRTLSQIQHHPV